The following are from one region of the Lacinutrix sp. Bg11-31 genome:
- a CDS encoding OmpA family protein yields MKNLSRLLFTLVLVVSFSNVNAQDQDNPWAINFGINAIDVYPVGGDLNDNDPQGPYFDEFVNVEDHWSILPSLSTISLSKYVGNNFSIQAGGSINKITKWGQIEDPVAEDNNISVAGLNYYAVDGNVRYHLADLIKSKKLDPTIGIGGGYTWIEEGPYNTNTVSGNNNVGAGTLNGSLGLTYWVSDNIGLFIESKYKHSFQDYLTKHFQHSAGISVKFGGTDTDGDGIFDKNDACPEVAGLEAFNGCPDTDGDGIEDSKDSCPNEAGLAEFNGCPDTDGDGVVDGSDDCPTVKGLKSLNGCPDADGDGVTDAKDKCPKEAGPAANNGCPWADTDGDGVTDNVDKCPKVVGTVANNGCPEVVAVVQPTQEVINKLNAYARTILFDSGKSSFKSQTVEVLRNITAILKEYPASNFSIEGHTDSVGAKSSNQLLSERRANAVRDYLVANGIEKARLTSYGFGEDYPVDSNATRNGRKNNRRTEIKLKK; encoded by the coding sequence ATGAAAAATCTTAGCAGATTATTATTCACTCTAGTACTTGTAGTAAGTTTTAGTAATGTGAATGCACAAGACCAAGACAATCCTTGGGCTATTAATTTTGGAATTAACGCAATCGATGTTTATCCTGTAGGAGGCGACCTTAATGATAATGACCCTCAAGGCCCTTACTTTGATGAATTCGTTAACGTAGAAGATCACTGGAGTATTTTACCTTCACTTTCTACAATTTCTCTTTCTAAATATGTAGGAAATAATTTCTCTATACAAGCAGGTGGATCTATTAACAAAATAACTAAATGGGGACAAATTGAAGATCCTGTTGCAGAAGATAACAACATTAGCGTAGCTGGTTTAAATTATTACGCAGTTGATGGTAATGTAAGATACCACTTAGCTGACTTAATTAAGTCAAAAAAATTAGATCCAACAATTGGTATTGGTGGTGGTTACACTTGGATAGAAGAAGGTCCATATAACACTAATACTGTTTCTGGAAACAATAATGTTGGAGCTGGAACTTTAAACGGTTCTTTAGGTTTAACTTATTGGGTATCTGATAATATTGGATTATTTATTGAGTCTAAATACAAGCATTCTTTTCAAGATTATTTAACAAAACACTTCCAACATTCTGCTGGAATATCTGTGAAATTTGGAGGAACTGATACTGATGGTGATGGTATATTCGATAAGAATGATGCTTGTCCTGAAGTTGCTGGTTTAGAAGCTTTCAACGGTTGTCCTGATACGGATGGTGATGGAATCGAAGATTCTAAAGATTCTTGTCCTAACGAAGCTGGTTTAGCTGAGTTCAACGGTTGTCCTGATACTGATGGTGATGGTGTTGTAGATGGTAGCGACGATTGTCCTACTGTTAAAGGTCTTAAATCTTTAAACGGTTGTCCTGATGCTGATGGTGATGGAGTAACTGATGCTAAAGACAAATGTCCTAAAGAAGCTGGTCCAGCTGCTAACAATGGATGTCCTTGGGCTGATACTGATGGTGATGGTGTAACTGATAATGTTGACAAATGTCCTAAAGTAGTAGGTACAGTTGCAAACAATGGTTGTCCTGAAGTTGTTGCTGTTGTGCAACCAACTCAAGAAGTTATTAATAAATTAAATGCTTACGCTAGAACAATCTTATTTGATTCTGGAAAATCATCTTTCAAAAGCCAAACTGTTGAAGTTTTACGCAACATTACAGCAATATTAAAAGAATATCCTGCTTCAAACTTTTCTATTGAAGGTCATACTGATAGTGTAGGTGCTAAATCTTCTAACCAGTTATTATCTGAAAGAAGAGCTAACGCAGTAAGAGATTACTTAGTTGCTAACGGAATTGAAAAAGCAAGATTAACATCTTACGGTTTTGGTGAAGATTACCCAGTAGATTCTAACGCTACAAGAAATGGTAGAAAAAACAACAGACGTACTGAGATTAAACTTAAAAAATAA